The proteins below come from a single Staphylococcus sp. MI 10-1553 genomic window:
- a CDS encoding PLP-dependent cysteine synthase family protein, with protein MRNFDLIGRTPLVQLEHYSTERVQIFAKLEMHNPGGSVKDRLAKYLIEHAIQEGKLQPGDQIVEATAGNTGIGLAIVANHYDITCVIFAPQGFSEEKIAIMRALGADIRRTPQAEGMLGARQWAQAYADETGAYYTNQFETLDNPAAYRDTLAVELIETLPDLDYFVAGAGSGGTFAGVAEVLQSHNVKSIVVEPPGSILSGQEKGRHDTEGIGVEVWPQFLKQEWIEAVEVVPDEVAFQHVKDLARYEGILAGSSSGAALEGAIRAASRLDQGKVVAIFPDGSDRYMSKKIFQYGGDLNE; from the coding sequence TTGAGAAATTTTGACTTGATTGGCCGGACACCGCTTGTACAACTCGAGCATTACAGTACAGAGCGCGTCCAAATCTTCGCCAAACTGGAGATGCACAATCCAGGGGGCAGTGTGAAAGATCGGTTGGCCAAGTATTTAATCGAGCATGCGATTCAAGAAGGTAAGCTTCAACCTGGGGATCAAATTGTGGAAGCAACGGCAGGCAATACGGGGATTGGATTAGCCATCGTTGCCAACCATTATGACATCACGTGTGTTATTTTTGCGCCACAAGGATTTTCAGAAGAGAAGATTGCCATTATGCGAGCACTCGGCGCTGACATTCGTCGTACACCGCAAGCAGAAGGGATGCTCGGGGCACGACAATGGGCTCAAGCTTATGCTGATGAGACGGGCGCTTATTATACGAATCAGTTTGAAACGCTTGATAATCCTGCTGCGTATCGAGATACATTGGCAGTTGAACTGATTGAGACGCTACCGGATTTAGACTATTTTGTTGCTGGTGCAGGTTCGGGTGGCACATTTGCAGGTGTGGCAGAAGTACTTCAGTCACATAATGTGAAATCGATTGTCGTCGAGCCACCTGGTTCAATTTTAAGTGGTCAAGAAAAGGGGCGTCATGATACAGAAGGCATTGGCGTAGAAGTATGGCCACAATTTTTAAAACAAGAATGGATTGAAGCGGTCGAAGTGGTACCTGACGAGGTCGCTTTTCAACACGTTAAAGACTTGGCACGTTACGAAGGCATATTAGCGGGGAGTTCTTCAGGCGCTGCTTTGGAAGGCGCGATTCGAGCAGCGTCCCGATTAGATCAAGGAAAAGTAGTAGCCATTTTTCCTGATGGTAGTGATCGTTATATGTCGAAAAAGATATTTCAATACGGAGGAGATTTAAATGAATAA
- a CDS encoding sodium-dependent transporter — MSQRSQWKSSTGFILASVGSAIGLGALWKFPYMAGMFGGGAFLFMFLVFTILVGLPLLIMEFAVGQLGRTYTTEIFGQLTGRKWLNGIAWIGNIAVFVLFSFYSVIGGWIIVYLGFVLAQLFRIVPTHLHDLQFQDIISQPFYVVTGQAICIALTCGIVMRGVQQGLEKASKLMMPLLLVFLIIIVVKTLSLDGAMEGVRFLFQPRVSEINMASMLFALGQSFFALSLGTTGMMTYASYASTDMPIKTSAVTILMMNIAIAILAGLAIFPALETFGYQAKEGPGLLFIILPLVFEKMQFGTLFYAIFLVLFLFAALTSSISLLELNVSNLTRNDNRKRPTMAFIISLGVFIVGVPATLSFGPLSHIQFGAGSIFDNMDFVFSNILLPVGALGSTLAIGYAMKKVRLKTGFGNDPLKLFTIWYMFIRYILPVVILLVLILQLV; from the coding sequence TTGTCGCAACGGTCACAATGGAAATCGTCAACCGGCTTTATTTTAGCGAGTGTTGGTTCTGCGATTGGTCTAGGCGCGCTATGGAAATTCCCTTACATGGCGGGAATGTTCGGTGGTGGCGCATTTTTATTCATGTTTTTAGTCTTCACGATTTTAGTAGGCCTGCCACTACTCATTATGGAATTTGCGGTCGGTCAACTCGGTCGTACGTATACAACAGAAATATTTGGTCAATTAACAGGGCGCAAATGGTTAAACGGTATCGCTTGGATCGGTAATATAGCGGTTTTTGTATTGTTTAGTTTTTACAGTGTGATCGGCGGTTGGATTATCGTCTATCTCGGTTTTGTCCTTGCGCAACTGTTCCGCATTGTGCCGACACATCTTCACGATTTGCAATTTCAAGACATCATTAGCCAACCGTTCTATGTCGTCACGGGGCAGGCGATTTGTATTGCTTTAACATGTGGTATCGTCATGCGTGGTGTGCAACAAGGGTTGGAAAAAGCGTCAAAATTAATGATGCCATTACTATTAGTCTTTTTAATCATCATCGTAGTGAAAACATTATCGCTTGATGGGGCTATGGAAGGGGTACGGTTCTTATTCCAACCTCGTGTCTCTGAAATCAATATGGCATCGATGTTATTCGCCTTAGGACAGTCCTTTTTTGCGCTATCACTAGGGACGACAGGGATGATGACGTATGCCAGTTACGCTTCAACAGACATGCCGATTAAAACATCAGCAGTGACGATTTTAATGATGAATATTGCGATTGCGATTTTAGCAGGGCTTGCGATTTTTCCAGCATTAGAAACTTTCGGCTATCAAGCGAAAGAAGGACCTGGCTTATTGTTTATCATTTTGCCACTCGTCTTTGAAAAAATGCAGTTCGGTACGTTATTCTATGCGATTTTCTTAGTGCTCTTTTTATTCGCGGCACTCACATCTTCTATTTCACTATTGGAGCTAAACGTGTCGAACTTAACGCGTAACGATAATCGTAAACGTCCAACGATGGCTTTTATTATCAGCTTAGGTGTTTTCATTGTCGGTGTACCTGCTACACTATCATTTGGGCCACTCAGTCATATTCAATTTGGTGCTGGTTCAATTTTTGATAATATGGACTTTGTCTTTTCAAATATTTTATTACCTGTCGGCGCCTTAGGTTCAACACTAGCGATTGGTTATGCGATGAAAAAGGTACGTTTGAAAACAGGTTTTGGTAACGATCCTCTGAAATTGTTTACGATATGGTACATGTTTATTCGATACATTTTACCGGTTGTCATTTTACTCGTTTTGATTTTGCAATTAGTATAA
- a CDS encoding bifunctional cystathionine gamma-lyase/homocysteine desulfhydrase, with the protein MNKKTLLIHCGNTTDDYTGAVTTPIYQTSTYEQDAIGELRQGFEYSRTANPTRSSLESVIADLEHGNYGFAFGSGMAAISAVIMLLDQGDHIIVGSDVYGGSYRAMTRVFTRFGIEFDFVNTTDVQNIEEKIKDNTKMLFIETPSNPLLRITDIQAVSEIGKQHKLITVVDNTFMTPYYQTPLSLGADIVVHSATKYLGGHSDVVAGLVAVKDASLAERIAFVQNSTGGVLGPQDSYLLIRGMKTLALRMEQIERNALAVVEMLNQHDKVTKVYHPSQPSHLNYDVHQAQADGTTGIISFEVADVEKAKLLVKQTKYFTLAESLGAVESLISVPSLMTHASIPADIRAKEGIADGLIRLSLGIEDTDDLVEDLKQALDQF; encoded by the coding sequence ATGAATAAAAAAACATTATTGATCCATTGCGGTAATACTACAGATGATTATACAGGTGCTGTGACGACGCCGATCTATCAAACGAGTACGTATGAACAAGATGCGATTGGGGAGTTAAGACAAGGCTTTGAATACTCACGTACAGCTAACCCAACACGTTCATCACTCGAGTCTGTGATTGCTGATTTAGAACATGGGAACTACGGATTCGCATTCGGTTCAGGTATGGCAGCCATCAGTGCAGTCATCATGTTGTTAGACCAAGGTGACCACATCATTGTCGGTTCCGATGTGTATGGTGGCTCATATCGTGCTATGACGCGTGTTTTCACACGTTTCGGTATTGAATTTGACTTTGTAAATACAACAGATGTTCAAAATATTGAAGAAAAAATCAAAGACAACACGAAAATGTTATTTATCGAAACGCCATCAAATCCACTGTTACGCATTACTGATATTCAAGCAGTGAGTGAAATCGGCAAGCAACACAAACTCATTACTGTCGTGGATAACACATTCATGACACCTTACTATCAAACACCATTGTCACTCGGTGCAGATATCGTTGTCCACTCAGCGACGAAATATTTAGGTGGTCATAGTGACGTTGTAGCCGGACTTGTCGCAGTTAAAGATGCGTCACTTGCAGAACGTATCGCATTCGTCCAAAACTCAACGGGCGGCGTATTAGGACCTCAAGACAGCTACTTGCTTATTCGCGGGATGAAAACATTAGCTTTACGTATGGAACAAATCGAACGTAACGCATTAGCTGTTGTCGAAATGTTGAATCAACATGACAAAGTGACGAAAGTGTATCACCCAAGCCAACCATCACATTTAAATTATGACGTGCATCAAGCGCAAGCAGACGGCACAACAGGCATCATCTCATTCGAAGTAGCAGATGTAGAAAAAGCGAAGCTTCTTGTGAAACAAACGAAATATTTCACCTTAGCAGAAAGTTTAGGTGCAGTCGAAAGTTTAATTTCTGTACCAAGCTTAATGACACACGCATCTATTCCGGCTGACATTCGCGCAAAAGAAGGCATTGCGGATGGTTTAATACGACTATCATTGGGTATTGAAGATACAGATGATCTTGTAGAAGATTTAAAACAAGCACTTGATCAATTTTGA
- a CDS encoding type I restriction-modification system subunit M: MSITEKQRQQQAELHKKLWSIANDLRGNMDASEFRNYILGLIFYRFLSEKAEAEVAEALSGETLSYEEAWADPEYREDLKGELLDTVGYYIEPQDLFSTMVKEIENQRFDIEHLAQAIRKVETSTLGQDSEEDFIGLFSDMDLSSTRLGNTVKDRTALLSKVMVNLADLPFVHSDMEIDMLGDAYEYLIGRFAASAGKKAGEFYTPQQVSKILAQIVTLGKEKLRNVYDPTCGSGSLLLRVGKETQVYRYNGQERNNTTYNLARMNMLLHDVRYENFDIQNDDTLENPAFLGEKFDAVVANPPYSAKWSADSKFNDDDRFSGYGKLAPKSKADFAFIQHMVHYLDDEGTMAVVLPHGVLFRGAAEGVIRQYLIEEKNYLDAVIGLPANIFYGTSIPTCILVFKKCRKSDQDVLFIDASNAFEKGKNQNHLNDEHVEKIINTYKNRATIDKYSYAATLQEIEDNDYNLNIPRYVDTFEEEASIDLDQIQQDIVNIDNEIAQVEQDIERYLKELGVLKHDSSK, translated from the coding sequence ATGTCAATTACTGAAAAACAGCGCCAACAACAAGCGGAATTACATAAAAAATTGTGGTCTATCGCGAATGACTTAAGAGGGAACATGGATGCGAGCGAGTTCCGTAATTATATTTTAGGGCTCATTTTTTATCGTTTCTTATCGGAAAAAGCAGAAGCAGAAGTCGCTGAAGCCTTATCAGGAGAAACACTGTCATACGAAGAAGCGTGGGCAGATCCAGAATATCGAGAAGACTTAAAAGGTGAATTGTTAGACACAGTCGGCTACTACATCGAACCACAAGATTTGTTTAGCACAATGGTGAAGGAAATTGAAAACCAACGTTTTGATATCGAACATTTAGCGCAAGCCATTCGCAAAGTGGAAACGTCAACACTCGGTCAAGACAGCGAAGAAGACTTTATCGGGCTATTTAGTGATATGGATTTAAGTTCGACACGACTGGGTAATACTGTTAAAGATCGTACAGCATTATTAAGCAAGGTGATGGTGAACTTAGCGGACTTGCCATTTGTACATAGCGACATGGAAATTGACATGTTAGGCGACGCATACGAATATTTAATCGGACGTTTCGCGGCGAGTGCAGGTAAAAAAGCAGGCGAGTTCTATACGCCACAACAAGTATCGAAAATTTTAGCGCAAATCGTCACGTTAGGAAAAGAGAAGTTACGCAACGTATATGACCCCACATGTGGATCAGGTTCCTTACTGCTTCGTGTCGGTAAAGAAACGCAAGTGTACCGTTATAATGGACAAGAACGTAACAACACAACGTACAACTTAGCACGCATGAACATGTTGTTGCATGACGTCCGTTATGAAAACTTTGACATTCAAAACGACGATACACTCGAAAATCCAGCCTTTTTAGGTGAGAAATTCGATGCCGTGGTAGCCAATCCACCATACAGTGCGAAATGGTCAGCCGACAGTAAATTCAATGACGATGATCGTTTCAGTGGTTACGGCAAACTCGCACCGAAATCAAAAGCGGACTTTGCTTTTATCCAACATATGGTGCACTATTTAGATGACGAAGGAACAATGGCAGTCGTATTACCACATGGGGTGTTATTCCGTGGTGCAGCAGAGGGTGTCATTCGACAATATCTTATTGAAGAGAAAAATTACTTAGACGCGGTTATTGGCTTACCGGCAAATATTTTCTACGGCACAAGCATTCCGACGTGTATTTTAGTGTTCAAAAAATGTCGTAAATCAGACCAAGACGTGTTATTCATCGATGCATCTAACGCATTCGAAAAAGGTAAAAACCAAAACCACTTAAACGACGAACACGTTGAAAAAATTATCAACACATACAAAAACAGAGCAACCATCGATAAATACAGCTATGCCGCAACATTACAAGAAATTGAAGACAACGACTACAACCTCAATATTCCACGCTACGTCGATACATTCGAGGAAGAAGCATCAATTGACCTCGACCAAATTCAACAAGACATCGTGAATATCGACAATGAAATCGCG
- a CDS encoding sensor histidine kinase: MARNPTIKRGSLTIYLGYSPGVGKTYEMLSNAIDAYHEGEDIKIGYIEPHQRKETQALAEQLPTIQTKSKNHGSHTFQYLDVDQIIEDDPDIVLIDELAHTNISKERHEKRYMDIEEILCHGIDVHTTLNIQHIESLSEQVALLTGVKIKERVPDQFIMSSDAIEVIDISPKQLINRLKAGKVYKKERLDTAFTHFFTYENLSELRELTLRTAADIMSQKEHLYKKSIDITPHVAVAISGSISNETVIREARRIANREHAQFTAVYIDVFDHEGKHYSNENQVHQNLMLAQSLGATVKVIYDNQIASGLDDWCKSQKVTKLVIGQHIRDKWNEIFKRPLIDQLLDLKHHYKIEIVPIKHIQMKAKHERHNQKIEQKRWTVDIFKMITIQTICVLLGLWVYSADKGEQDTIILLLFLLGIIVLSMWTQSYLIGFLAAILNVFVFNFFFTVPRFTFEVYRFDYPITFTISIIVSIVTSGLLKQIKHQYIVTKHQLYRTDILLQFNDSIKQTYTIPDLLVNARHQIQHLLNQNVTIYLVEDEKISKTIPIQSPHADYSRHQQALSWIIKNQKRAGATTDTFPGIQYLLIPIGTNPVKAIVSIHFSDVQVIDSYDNSILESMLNEISLAVENLSLLRQTRESMLRAEREVTRSNFLRSISHDIRTPLTSIIGNLDVLLLYGKEMPHPEQHQLISRSFDEAQYLHMLVSNILSLTKLEHSNMKLNRQLYLIEELVEEIESVLERRRLNHQVKVTAFHDICFVNIDSKLILQAIFNLIENALKHTPPETKITLAISKSEQQILFEVIDQGLGLSDEEQQTIFQPFHKYQLFRDNKKDSMGLGLYLVQSILEKHDSQLKYRQNEPHGSIFYFNLPFEKDTN, encoded by the coding sequence ATGGCGCGTAATCCAACGATAAAAAGAGGCTCATTAACGATATATCTTGGTTATTCACCAGGTGTAGGTAAAACTTATGAAATGTTATCCAATGCTATCGATGCTTACCATGAAGGCGAGGATATTAAAATTGGTTATATCGAGCCGCATCAACGTAAAGAAACCCAAGCGCTTGCTGAACAATTGCCGACCATTCAAACGAAATCTAAAAATCACGGCAGTCATACATTCCAATATTTAGATGTCGATCAAATTATTGAGGACGACCCAGATATTGTCCTAATAGATGAATTAGCGCATACCAATATTTCAAAAGAGCGACATGAAAAAAGATACATGGATATTGAAGAAATTCTTTGCCATGGGATTGATGTTCATACAACATTAAATATTCAGCACATCGAAAGTTTGAGTGAACAAGTGGCGTTACTGACGGGAGTCAAAATTAAAGAGCGTGTCCCTGATCAATTCATTATGTCGAGTGATGCGATAGAGGTCATTGATATTTCACCTAAACAACTCATTAATCGACTTAAAGCTGGGAAAGTGTATAAAAAAGAACGCCTTGATACGGCATTCACTCATTTTTTCACTTATGAGAACCTTTCAGAATTACGAGAATTAACACTACGAACCGCCGCAGATATTATGAGTCAAAAAGAACATCTCTATAAGAAAAGCATTGATATTACGCCCCATGTCGCTGTAGCAATTAGTGGGAGTATAAGTAACGAAACCGTGATTCGAGAAGCCCGTCGTATTGCCAATCGTGAACACGCACAATTTACAGCTGTTTATATTGATGTTTTTGATCATGAAGGCAAACACTATTCCAACGAAAATCAAGTCCACCAAAATTTAATGCTTGCACAATCGTTAGGTGCAACTGTAAAAGTGATATATGATAATCAAATTGCATCGGGTCTTGATGATTGGTGTAAATCTCAGAAAGTGACCAAGCTTGTGATTGGCCAACACATACGCGACAAATGGAATGAAATATTCAAACGTCCTTTGATTGACCAGTTACTTGACTTAAAACATCATTATAAAATTGAAATTGTACCGATTAAGCATATTCAAATGAAAGCCAAGCACGAACGACACAATCAAAAGATTGAACAAAAACGTTGGACTGTTGATATTTTTAAAATGATCACCATTCAAACTATTTGTGTCCTTTTGGGGTTGTGGGTTTATAGCGCAGATAAAGGCGAACAAGACACCATCATTCTCCTATTATTTTTATTAGGTATTATCGTTTTAAGTATGTGGACACAATCGTACCTCATCGGTTTTTTGGCGGCGATTTTAAACGTATTTGTCTTTAATTTCTTTTTTACTGTACCAAGATTTACTTTCGAAGTTTATCGTTTTGATTATCCTATCACATTCACTATTAGTATTATTGTCAGCATCGTCACGAGTGGCTTATTAAAGCAAATTAAACATCAATATATTGTCACGAAACATCAACTGTATCGTACAGATATCCTGTTGCAATTTAATGATTCAATCAAACAAACGTATACGATTCCTGATTTATTGGTTAATGCAAGACATCAAATACAGCATCTGTTAAACCAAAATGTAACGATTTACTTAGTTGAAGATGAGAAAATTTCAAAAACGATTCCAATTCAAAGTCCACATGCCGATTATTCTCGACATCAACAAGCATTGAGTTGGATTATCAAAAATCAAAAACGCGCTGGCGCTACTACGGACACTTTTCCGGGTATTCAATACTTATTGATACCGATAGGAACCAATCCTGTAAAAGCCATCGTGTCGATACATTTTTCTGACGTGCAAGTGATTGATTCTTATGATAATTCTATTTTAGAGTCTATGCTTAATGAAATTTCACTTGCAGTAGAAAACTTGAGTTTACTTCGTCAAACACGTGAATCGATGTTACGTGCTGAGCGTGAGGTGACTCGCTCTAATTTCTTACGTTCGATTTCACATGATATTCGAACACCTTTAACATCGATTATTGGTAATTTAGATGTGTTATTACTCTACGGCAAAGAGATGCCTCATCCAGAACAACATCAGTTGATTTCACGTTCATTTGACGAAGCTCAATATTTACACATGCTCGTTTCCAATATTCTATCGCTCACCAAACTTGAGCATTCAAATATGAAATTAAACCGCCAGCTCTACCTCATTGAAGAATTAGTCGAAGAAATCGAATCAGTATTAGAGCGTAGACGTTTAAACCATCAAGTTAAAGTTACGGCATTTCATGATATTTGTTTTGTAAATATTGATAGCAAGCTCATTTTACAAGCCATCTTTAATTTAATAGAAAATGCTTTAAAACATACGCCTCCTGAAACAAAAATCACTTTAGCTATCAGTAAAAGTGAACAGCAAATTTTGTTTGAGGTCATTGATCAAGGTTTGGGACTATCTGATGAAGAACAACAAACAATTTTCCAACCTTTTCATAAATATCAGCTTTTCAGAGATAACAAAAAAGACAGTATGGGACTCGGCCTTTATCTTGTTCAATCTATCTTAGAAAAACATGACAGTCAGTTAAAATATCGACAAAATGAGCCGCATGGGAGTATATTTTATTTCAACTTACCTTTTGAAAAAGACACAAATTGA
- a CDS encoding response regulator transcription factor yields MNIKILVVEDDAAITHLLDVSLTLDYYEVITATNGKDADFQIRSKAPDIILLDLGLPDIDGLELIKMIRQTFDIPIIVISARLDEQTIVEALDNGANDYMTKPFNVDELRARIRVVQRLENMQNQKEIVFKNGPLVVSYQSKTAQIDDQMLNLTPHEFTLLELLCRHVGKVLTYDTILKAIYGYVNQSEMPSLRVHMTSLRNKLSQAHPESKQLIITRPRIGYQMQYWQ; encoded by the coding sequence GTGAATATAAAAATATTAGTGGTAGAAGATGATGCGGCGATCACCCATTTGCTCGACGTCTCATTAACCCTTGATTACTATGAAGTCATCACTGCGACAAATGGGAAGGACGCTGATTTTCAAATACGTTCTAAAGCACCAGATATCATTTTGTTAGATTTAGGGTTACCCGATATCGACGGTTTGGAATTGATTAAAATGATACGGCAAACTTTCGATATTCCTATTATTGTGATCAGTGCACGATTGGATGAACAAACGATTGTTGAAGCGTTGGATAACGGTGCGAATGACTACATGACCAAACCGTTTAATGTGGACGAATTACGCGCACGTATTAGAGTGGTGCAACGATTGGAAAATATGCAGAATCAAAAAGAAATTGTGTTTAAAAATGGCCCTTTAGTTGTGTCGTATCAATCTAAAACGGCCCAAATTGATGATCAAATGCTCAATCTGACGCCGCATGAATTTACCTTATTGGAATTGTTGTGCCGTCACGTAGGTAAAGTGCTAACGTATGATACGATACTTAAAGCGATTTATGGTTATGTGAATCAATCAGAAATGCCGAGCTTGCGCGTACATATGACGTCGTTGCGCAACAAATTGAGTCAAGCCCATCCCGAGTCGAAACAACTCATTATTACGCGGCCTCGCATCGGTTATCAAATGCAATATTGGCAATAA
- the kdpF gene encoding K(+)-transporting ATPase subunit F, producing MISILGLIVIVLIGYLVYALIYSEKF from the coding sequence ATGATTAGCATATTAGGTTTGATCGTCATCGTATTAATCGGCTATTTAGTCTATGCCTTAATTTACAGTGAAAAGTTTTAA
- a CDS encoding carboxylesterase family protein, protein MKLHTPHGTIHGERHTDYEVFKGIPYAQPPIGALRFKHAQLLSTWPEDFQATSFGSVPIQPPNSLESFFDTHMQDYPQSEDCLTLNIWRPATPSHQPLPVIVFIYGGSFVNGHSAQALYHPHEIVKRESVIVVTLNYRLGALGFLDWSAINPEWDANNGLSDQICALQWVRENIAHFGGDPNHLTLMGQSAGAMSVAAMLRMPTVQLWIKNAVMLSGILHLESPQVASDKADAFAALKAQYDPSTSWHELDAQGILTLMARHQMQYGPSKGLELLYQPIATDDIEPDYRHVNVPVLLGHTTAEGDIYIKNEQKKLAPRQFQRVLERLGGPVPPLEDIETAQQQRDLITNWHFKAPFQQLYQALSAVTPTWQATFNWARGDHPNYASAYHILDMIFWMGRLDILEAHGLELTVRETELRERMIHDLCHFAQHSALDGDRCYE, encoded by the coding sequence ATGAAACTGCATACACCTCACGGCACGATTCACGGTGAACGTCATACCGATTATGAAGTATTTAAAGGCATTCCTTATGCGCAGCCACCTATTGGCGCATTACGTTTTAAACATGCGCAACTGTTGTCAACGTGGCCAGAAGATTTTCAAGCGACTTCATTTGGATCTGTCCCGATTCAGCCACCGAATTCACTAGAGTCCTTTTTTGATACACACATGCAAGACTACCCGCAGAGTGAGGACTGTCTCACTTTAAATATTTGGCGTCCTGCAACACCATCTCACCAACCATTGCCTGTCATCGTATTCATATATGGGGGGAGTTTTGTGAATGGTCATAGCGCACAAGCGTTGTATCACCCTCATGAAATCGTCAAGCGCGAATCTGTCATCGTCGTCACGTTGAATTACCGCTTAGGGGCACTTGGTTTCTTAGACTGGTCCGCAATCAATCCGGAATGGGATGCGAATAATGGCTTGTCAGATCAAATTTGTGCATTGCAATGGGTGCGTGAAAACATTGCACATTTTGGTGGAGACCCAAATCACCTCACTTTGATGGGTCAATCCGCGGGCGCGATGAGTGTTGCGGCCATGTTACGCATGCCGACAGTGCAGCTTTGGATTAAAAATGCGGTTATGTTAAGCGGGATTTTACATTTGGAATCTCCTCAAGTCGCATCCGATAAAGCAGACGCCTTTGCAGCATTAAAAGCACAGTATGATCCGTCCACATCTTGGCATGAACTTGATGCACAAGGGATATTAACGTTAATGGCGAGACACCAAATGCAGTATGGTCCATCGAAAGGTTTAGAATTGTTATACCAACCGATTGCCACAGACGATATCGAACCAGACTATCGCCATGTCAATGTCCCTGTATTATTGGGCCACACGACAGCTGAGGGTGACATTTATATTAAAAATGAACAAAAAAAATTAGCCCCGCGTCAATTTCAACGTGTACTTGAACGTTTAGGAGGGCCTGTGCCACCACTTGAGGACATTGAAACTGCTCAACAACAGCGTGACCTTATTACGAATTGGCATTTCAAAGCGCCGTTTCAACAACTGTATCAAGCATTGTCAGCAGTGACTCCGACTTGGCAAGCGACTTTCAATTGGGCTCGTGGCGATCATCCGAACTATGCGTCGGCGTACCACATTTTAGACATGATTTTTTGGATGGGACGTCTCGATATTTTGGAAGCACATGGCCTGGAATTAACTGTGCGTGAGACCGAACTACGCGAACGCATGATTCATGATTTGTGCCATTTCGCCCAACATAGCGCATTAGATGGCGACCGCTGTTACGAATAA